One genomic region from Osmerus eperlanus chromosome 6, fOsmEpe2.1, whole genome shotgun sequence encodes:
- the fhip2a gene encoding protein FAM160B1, which yields MFSKFTSILQHAVEALAPSLPLQEDFVYHWKAITHYYIETSDDKAPVTDTNIPSHLEQMLDILTQEEGERESGETGPCMEYLLHHKILETLYTLGKADCPPGMKQQVLSFYTKLLGRIRQPLLPHINVHRPVQKLVRLCGEVLAAPTESEEIQFLCIVCAKLKQDPYLVNFFLENRMRRPEARSPGREEMDPSSPDTGQPQGQAQAQAQGGTAPGEPRAAASSAQQNNNYNLVSSLLNLTRSPDGRIVVKACEGLMLLASLPEPAAARSLTENTELCELLTGRLVSFYRALPQPMDPLDIETVEAVNWGLDVYNLKEDTAVFTGKRALISFLSWLDYCDQLIKEAQKTAGAVLARAVRERFLVTVMVPQLMQTSEVGILTSTALLNRIIRQVTSEALLREVVYFLLGEEWGPETLASITQPPLRHRLIEHCDHLSDEISIMTLRLFEQLIQKPEQHVLSSLVLRGLDDRSYLENRPPDEVLENGQAHDAVDLEEDPLFGEDLSSESRLSCSDWLSSSPPQSPDHAKPDGKTEVHKIVNSFLCLVPDEAKSSYHVEGTGYDTYLRDAHRQFKDCCAVCERWDWRSSARPLEKCNLDGPFFEGHFLKVLFDRMGRILDQPYDVNLQVTSVLSRLAQLPHPHAHEYLLDPYINLAPGCRSLFSVIVRVVGDLMLRIQRIPDFTPKLLLVRKRLLGLEPEGTSIDHLTLLEGVIVLEEFCKELAAIAFVKFHASASPSP from the exons ATGTTCTCCAAATTCACATCGATTCTCCAGCACGCAGTTGAGGCG CTTGCACCTTCACTGCCCTTGCAGGAAGACTTTGTGTATCACTGGAAGGCCATCACACATTATTACATTGAGACATCAG ATGACAAAGCCCCAGTGACTGACACCAACATCCCCTCTCACCTGGAACAGATGCTGGACATCCTgacccaggaggagggagagagggagtctggtGAGACGGGGCCCTGCATGGAGTACCTCCTCCACCACAAGATCCTGGAGACCCTCTACACTCTGGGCAAGGCAGAC tGCCCTCCAGGGATGAAGCAGCAAGTTCTGAGTTTCTACACAAAGCTGCTCGGACGCATCCGCCAGCCCCTGCTGCCCCACATCAAcgtccacagacctgtacaG AAACTGGTGCGTCTGTGCGGAGAGGTTCTGGCTGCCCCCACAGAGAGCGAGGAGATCCAGTTCCTCTGTATCGTCTGTGCCAAGCTCAAGCAGGACCCCTACCTCGTCAACTTCTTCCTGGAG AACCGGATGAGGAGGCCAGAAGCCCGGAGTCCTGGACGAGAGGAGATGGACCCTTCGTCTCCAGATACAGGCCAGCCCCagggccaggcccaggcccaggcccagggtgGGACAGCCCCAGGGGAGCCCAGAGCAGCAGCCAGCTCTGCCCAGCAGAACAACAACTACAAcctggtctcctccctcctcaaccTCACCAGGAGCCCG gatgGCAGGATCGTGGTGAAGGCGTGTGAGGGCCTGATGCTGCTGGCCAGCCTACCGGAGCCAGCGGCCGCCCGGAGTCTGACTGAGAACACAGAGCTCTGTGAGCTGCTGACGGGCAGGCTGGTCTCCTTCTACCGGGCCCTGCCCCAGCCCATGGACCCCCTGGATATAGAGACCGTGGAGGCTGTAAACTGGGG gctgGATGTGTATAACCTGAAGGAGGACACAGCTGTGTTCACAGGGAAGAGAGCTCtgatctccttcctctcctggctGGATTACTGTGACCAACTCATCAAAGAAGCCCAGAAG acTGCGGGGGCGGTCCTAGCCAGGGCAGTGAGGGAGCGCTTCCTCGTCACGGTGATGGTGCCACAGCTGATGCAGAC gtcaGAGGTGGGGATCTTGACCTCCACAGCGCTGCTGAACAGGATCATCAGGCAGGTGACGTCAGAGGCCCTGCTGAGGGAGGTGGTGTACTTcctgctgggggaggagtgggggccCGAGACCCTGGCCTCCatcacacagccccccctccgACACAGACTCATAGAGCACTGTGACCACCTGTCTGATgag ATCAGCATCATGACGCTGCGGCTGTTTGAGCAGCTCATCCAGAAGCCAGAGCAGCATGTGCTGAGCAGCCTGGTGCTGCGCGGCCTGGACGACCGCAGCTACCTGGAGAACAGACCCCCGGACGAGGTCCTGGAGAACGGCCAGGCCCACGACGCTGT agACCTGGAGGAGGACCCTCTGTTTGGAGAGGACCTGTCTTCAGAGAGCAGACTGtcctgctctgattggctgagctcATCTCCACCCCAGAGTCCAGACCACGCTAAGCCTGATGGGAAGACGGAGGTCCACAAGATTGTCAACag TTTCCTGTGTCTGGTTCCTGATGAGGCTAAATCGTCCTATCACGTGGAGGGCACCGGCTACGACACCTACCTGAGAGATGCCCACAGACAG TTTAAGGACTGCTGTGCGGTGTGTGAGCGCTGGGACTGGCGATCCAGCGCCCGGCCCCTGGAGAAGTGCAACCTGGACGGGCCCTTCTTCGAGGGACACTTCCTCAAGGTGCTGTTTGACAGGATGGGACGCATCCTGGACCAG CCCTATGACGTGAACCTGCAGGTGACCTCTGTGCTGTCCAGACTGGCCCAGCTCCCTCACCCCCACGCTCATGAGTACCTGCTGGACCCCTACATCAACCTGGCCCCCGGCTGCAGGTCCCTGTTCTCAGTCATCGTCAGG GTGGTCGGGGACCTCATGTTGAGGATTCAGCGGATCCCAGACTTCACCCCCAAACTGCTGCTGGTGAGGAAGCGTCTCCTGGGCCTGGAGCCAGAGGGCACCAG CATCGACCACCTGACGCTGCTGGAGGGGGTGATCGTCCTGGAGGAGTTCTGCAAGGAGCTGGCCGCCATCGCCTTCGTCAAGTTCCACgcatctgcctccccctccccctga